The Henckelia pumila isolate YLH828 chromosome 2, ASM3356847v2, whole genome shotgun sequence genome includes a window with the following:
- the LOC140885045 gene encoding kirola-like: protein MGLTGKLTAQIEYKSGGDVFHEVMRYAPHEISSMSPEIIQGCSLHEGEMGSVGSIYVWKYTHDGKEKLIKETIDMIDEEKKSIKFRSIGGDVMELYKKFDATFHVDTHGDIDLITWTLEYDKLEEDAEDPVTLLGLFIKLTRDIESHHLKP from the exons ATGGGACTTACTGGAAAACTTACAGCCCAAATAGAGTATAAGTCTGGTGGAGATGTGTTTCATGAAGTGATGAGATATGCACCTCATGAAATATCCAGCATGAGCCCTGAAATAATTCAAGGCTGTTCTCTGCATGAAGGAGAGATGGGAAGCGTCGGCTCGATCTATGTTTGGAAGTATACTCACG ATGGCAAGGAGAAATTGATCAAGGAAACAATAGACATGATCGATGAAGAGAAGAAATCCATCAAGTTCCGATCAATCGGAGGCGATGTGATGGAGTTGTACAAGAAATTTGATGCAACATTTCATGTGGATACTCATGGAGATATCGATTTGATCACATGGACTTTGGAGTATGATAAACTTGAGGAAGATGCTGAAGATCCAGTTACCCTCTTGGGACTTTTCATCAAACTCACACGAGATATTGAGAGCCACCATCTCAAGCCATGA